The Vulpes lagopus strain Blue_001 chromosome 6, ASM1834538v1, whole genome shotgun sequence genome has a segment encoding these proteins:
- the G3BP2 gene encoding ras GTPase-activating protein-binding protein 2 isoform X2 — protein sequence MVMEKPSPLLVGREFVRQYYTLLNKAPEYLHRFYGRNSSYVHGGVDASGKPQEAVYGQNDIHHKVLSLNFSECHTKIRHVDAHATLSDGVVVQVMGLLSNSGQPERKFMQTFVLAPEGSVPNKFYVHNDMFRYEDEVFGDSEPELDEESEDEVEEEQEERQPSPEPVQENADSGYYEAHPVANGIEEPLEESSHEPEPEPDSETKTEELKPQVEEKNLEELEEKSTSPPPAEPVSLPQEPPKPRVEAKPEVQSQPPRVREQRPRERPGFPPRGPRPGRGDLEQNESDNRRIIRYPDSHQLFVGNLPHDIDENELKEFFMSFGNVVELRINTKGVGGKLPNFGFVVFDDSEPVQRILIAKPIMFRGEVRLNVEEKKTRAARERETRGGGDDRRDIRRNDRGPGGPRGIVGGGMMRDRDGRGPPPRGGMAQKLGSGRGTGQMEGRFTGQRR from the exons ATGGTTATGGAGAAGCCCAGTCCGCTGCTTGTAGGGCGGGAGTTTGTGAGGCAATATTATACTTTGCTGAATAAAGCTCCAGAATATTTACACAG GTTTTATGGCAGGAATTCTTCCTATGTTCATGGTGGAGTAGATGCTAGTGGAAAGCCCCAGGAGGCTGTTTATGGCCAAAAT gATATACACCACAAAGTATTATCTCTGAACTTCAGTGAATGTCATACTAAAATTCGTCATGTGGATGCTCATGCAACCTTGAGTGATGGAGTAGTTGTCCAGGTCATGGGTTTGCTATCTAATAGTGGACAGCCAGAGAGGAAGTTTATGCAAACCTTTGTGCTGGCTCCTGAA GGATCTGTTCCAAATAAGTTTTATGTTCATAATGATATGTTTCGTTATGAAGATGAAGTGTTTGGTGATTCTGAACCAGAACTTGATGAAG AATCAGAAGATGAGGTAGAAGAGGAACAAGAAGAAAGGCAACCATCTCCAGAACCTGTGCAAGAAAATGCTGATAGTGGTTACTATGAAGCTCACCCCGTGGC gaatggCATAGAGGAGCCTTTGGAAGAATCCTCTCATGAACCTGAACCTGAGCCAGACTCTGAAACAAAGACTGAAGAACTAAAGCCACAAGTAGAGGAGAAGAACTTAGAAGAGTTAGAGGAGAAGtctacttctcctcctcctgcagaaCCTGTTTCTCTGCCACAGGAACCACCAAAG CCAAGAGTTGAAGCTAAACCAGAAGTTCAGTCTCAGCCACCTCGTGTGCGTGAACAACGACCTAGAGAACGACCTGGTTTCCCTCCTAGAGGACCAAGACCAG GCAGAGGAGATCTTGAACAGAATGAATCTGACAACCGTAGGATAATTCGCTATCCAGACAGTCATCAACTTTTTGTTGGTAACTTGCCACATGATATTGATGAAAATGAACTGAAAGAGTTCTTCATGA GTTTTGGAAACGTTGTGGAACTTCGCATCAATACCAAGGGTGTTGGGGGAAAGCTTCCAAACTTTGGTTTTGTGGTTTTTGATGACTCTGAACCAGTTCAGAGAATCTTAATTGCAAAA cCAATTATGTTTCGAGGGGAAGTACGCTTAaatgtggaagagaaaaaaacaagagctgCAAGAGAGCGAGAAACcagaggtggtggtgatgatcgCAGGGATATTAGGCGCAATGATCGAGGTCCTGGTGGTCCACGTGGCATAGTAGGTGGTGGAATGATGCGCGACCGGGATGGAAGAGGACCTCCTCCGAGAGGTGGCATGGCACAGAAACTTGGCTCTGGTAGAGGAACCGGGCAAATGGAAGGCCGCTTCACAGGACAGCGTCGTTGA
- the G3BP2 gene encoding ras GTPase-activating protein-binding protein 2 isoform X1 — protein MVMEKPSPLLVGREFVRQYYTLLNKAPEYLHRFYGRNSSYVHGGVDASGKPQEAVYGQNDIHHKVLSLNFSECHTKIRHVDAHATLSDGVVVQVMGLLSNSGQPERKFMQTFVLAPEGSVPNKFYVHNDMFRYEDEVFGDSEPELDEESEDEVEEEQEERQPSPEPVQENADSGYYEAHPVANGIEEPLEESSHEPEPEPDSETKTEELKPQVEEKNLEELEEKSTSPPPAEPVSLPQEPPKAFSWASVTSKNLPPSGTVSSSGIPPHVKAPVSQPRVEAKPEVQSQPPRVREQRPRERPGFPPRGPRPGRGDLEQNESDNRRIIRYPDSHQLFVGNLPHDIDENELKEFFMSFGNVVELRINTKGVGGKLPNFGFVVFDDSEPVQRILIAKPIMFRGEVRLNVEEKKTRAARERETRGGGDDRRDIRRNDRGPGGPRGIVGGGMMRDRDGRGPPPRGGMAQKLGSGRGTGQMEGRFTGQRR, from the exons ATGGTTATGGAGAAGCCCAGTCCGCTGCTTGTAGGGCGGGAGTTTGTGAGGCAATATTATACTTTGCTGAATAAAGCTCCAGAATATTTACACAG GTTTTATGGCAGGAATTCTTCCTATGTTCATGGTGGAGTAGATGCTAGTGGAAAGCCCCAGGAGGCTGTTTATGGCCAAAAT gATATACACCACAAAGTATTATCTCTGAACTTCAGTGAATGTCATACTAAAATTCGTCATGTGGATGCTCATGCAACCTTGAGTGATGGAGTAGTTGTCCAGGTCATGGGTTTGCTATCTAATAGTGGACAGCCAGAGAGGAAGTTTATGCAAACCTTTGTGCTGGCTCCTGAA GGATCTGTTCCAAATAAGTTTTATGTTCATAATGATATGTTTCGTTATGAAGATGAAGTGTTTGGTGATTCTGAACCAGAACTTGATGAAG AATCAGAAGATGAGGTAGAAGAGGAACAAGAAGAAAGGCAACCATCTCCAGAACCTGTGCAAGAAAATGCTGATAGTGGTTACTATGAAGCTCACCCCGTGGC gaatggCATAGAGGAGCCTTTGGAAGAATCCTCTCATGAACCTGAACCTGAGCCAGACTCTGAAACAAAGACTGAAGAACTAAAGCCACAAGTAGAGGAGAAGAACTTAGAAGAGTTAGAGGAGAAGtctacttctcctcctcctgcagaaCCTGTTTCTCTGCCACAGGAACCACCAAAG GCTTTCTCCTGGGCTTCAGTGACCAGTAAAAACCTGCCTCCTAGTGGTactgtttcttcctctggaaTTCCACCCCATGTTAAAGCACCAGTCTCACAG CCAAGAGTTGAAGCTAAACCAGAAGTTCAGTCTCAGCCACCTCGTGTGCGTGAACAACGACCTAGAGAACGACCTGGTTTCCCTCCTAGAGGACCAAGACCAG GCAGAGGAGATCTTGAACAGAATGAATCTGACAACCGTAGGATAATTCGCTATCCAGACAGTCATCAACTTTTTGTTGGTAACTTGCCACATGATATTGATGAAAATGAACTGAAAGAGTTCTTCATGA GTTTTGGAAACGTTGTGGAACTTCGCATCAATACCAAGGGTGTTGGGGGAAAGCTTCCAAACTTTGGTTTTGTGGTTTTTGATGACTCTGAACCAGTTCAGAGAATCTTAATTGCAAAA cCAATTATGTTTCGAGGGGAAGTACGCTTAaatgtggaagagaaaaaaacaagagctgCAAGAGAGCGAGAAACcagaggtggtggtgatgatcgCAGGGATATTAGGCGCAATGATCGAGGTCCTGGTGGTCCACGTGGCATAGTAGGTGGTGGAATGATGCGCGACCGGGATGGAAGAGGACCTCCTCCGAGAGGTGGCATGGCACAGAAACTTGGCTCTGGTAGAGGAACCGGGCAAATGGAAGGCCGCTTCACAGGACAGCGTCGTTGA